The following proteins are encoded in a genomic region of Phragmites australis chromosome 9, lpPhrAust1.1, whole genome shotgun sequence:
- the LOC133928376 gene encoding putative serine/threonine-protein kinase-like protein CCR3, whose amino-acid sequence MARARNPTRPLTRSRAQRYPRIPLPLATGLHLLFSARFNLIGAADSRSDPPPVPAAHHLADDGRRRLRPMTALLLLRLLVAALLLLAAAAPAPAYASTLAVSGGAYGTVCGAAVNGTVYCALLSGAENSSASPVAPFLAFAEVSAGRGFVCGLQAGGAALFCWPPGAAPGQLRRVYNGPDALTDLAVGADHIAAYNEAARRILWWRGGGRFPAYVDGGFRSLVSGDGFSCAVETNSSAAVRCWGPRGSAVQAAFSNASAVAYLAAGGTRACGIQASGAILCSGSGAAAAAVPRDLFPYGLAVGDSHACGLRRPNHTAVCWSLGGPTTTVYYPAYGTEFEFLVADGNLTCGLVTADFSVLCWSSSFTDLVATRVPLPRILPGVCVGNRSSCECGFLAQSQQLCAASGGGVICEKLCDASPPPPASVSPPPSSPPPPPTSSRGVPKVWIAFAVVGAVGAFAGLCSIVYCLVFGFCSNKRVHNSVQPNITATATAAASDNNNNNNGGAAPSPYGSPNGSRARGLFRRQLSRVMTRQRSGPSSFKDSTEEFTFSQLDAATKGFALEAKIGEGSFGTVYRGKLPDGRDVAIKRGESGPRARRFQEKESAFRSELAFLSRLHHKHLVGLVGYCEENEERLLVYEYMKNGALYDHLHPKATPSSPSPVVSSWKLRIKILLDASRGIEYLHSYAVPPIIHRDIKSSNILLDAGWTARVSDFGLSLMGSEAEEAQAHLTVKAAGTVGYMDPEYYGLHHLTVKSDVYGFGVVMLEVLTGKRAIFKEAEGGSPVSVVDYAFPSIVAGELGKVLDGRAPEPAAHEAEAVELVAYTAVHCVRLEGKERPAMADIVANLETAFSLCEGSAGGDRGGGGFGNSSSSASLSVTSMDRSGGI is encoded by the coding sequence ATGGCTCGCGCGCGAAACCCCACGCGGCCGCTGACGCGGTCGCGCGCCCAACGATACCCGCGTATTCCACTTCCCCTGGCGACCGGCCTTCACCTTTTATTTTCCGCGCGCTTTAATTTAATCGGCGCCGCGGACTCTCGCTCCGATCCTCCTCCCGTCCCCGCCGCCCACCACCTCGCAGATGacggccgccgccgtctccgtccAATGACAGCTCTGttgctcctccgcctcctcgttGCGGCGCTCCTCCTGCTCGCTGcggccgcccccgcccccgcctaCGCGTCCACGCTCGCCGTCTCGGGCGGCGCCTACGGCACCGTCTGCGGCGCCGCCGTCAACGGCACCGTCTACTGCGCGCTGCTCTCGGGGGCGGAGAACTCCTCCGCGTCACCCGTCGCGCCGTTCCTCGCCTTCGCGGAGGTCTCCGCCGGGCGGGGCTTCGTCTGCGGGCTCCAGGCCGGGGGCGCCGCGCTCTTCTGCTGGCCACCGGGCGCCGCGCCGGGGCAGCTCAGGAGGGTGTACAACGGACCCGACGCGCTCACGGACCTCGCCGTCGGCGCGGACCATATCGCGGCCTACAACGAGGCTGCGCGGAGGATACTATggtggcgcggcggcgggcggtTCCCCGCGTACGTCGACGGGGGGTTCCGGTCGCTCGTCTCCGGCGACGGCTTCTCGTGCGCGGTGGAGACCAACTCCTCCGCGGCCGTCCGGTGCTGGGGACCGCGCGGTAGCGCCGTGCAGGCGGCCTTCTCCAACGCCTCCGCGGTGGCCTACCTTGCCGCGGGGGGAACCCGCGCCTGCGGTATCCAAGCCTCTGGTGCCATCCTCTGTTCTGGCTCCGGCGCGGCAGCCGCCGCGGTGCCGCGCGACCTCTTCCCGTACGGGCTGGCCGTCGGCGACTCCCACGCGTGCGGGCTCCGCCGGCCAAACCACACCGCCGTGTGCTGGAGCCTCGGGGGCCCCACCACCACCGTGTACTACCCGGCCTACGGGACGGAGTTCGAGTTCCTCGTCGCCGACGGCAACCTCACCTGCGGCCTAGTCACCGCCGACTTCAGCGTGCTGTGCTGGTCGTCCTCGTTCACGGACCTCGTGGCGACGCGGGTGCCGTTGCCGAGGATCCTCCCCGGCGTCTGCGTCGGCAACCGGAGCTCGTGCGAATGCGGCTTCTTGGCGCAGTCGCAGCAGCTCTGCGCGGCCTCCGGCGGTGGCGTGATCTGCGAGAAGCTCTGCGacgcttcgccgccgccgcctgcatCTGTTTCCCCGCCTCCGtcgtcgcctccgccgcctccaaCATCAAGTAGGGGCGTGCCCAAAGTCTGGATCGCGTTCGCCGTCGTCGGCGCGGTAGGCGCCTTCGCGGGCCTCTGCTCCATCGTCTACTGCCTCGTCTTCGGCTTCTGCAGCAATAAGAGGGTGCACAACTCCGTCCAGCCCAAcatcaccgccaccgccaccgccgccgcctccgacaacaacaacaacaacaacggcGGCGCGGCCCCGAGCCCGTACGGGTCGCCGAACGGGTCGCGGGCCCGCGGCCTCTTCCGGCGGCAGCTGTCGCGCGTCATGACGCGGCAGCGCAGCGGGCCGTCGTCGTTCAAGGACTCCACCGAGGAGTTCACCTTCTCGCAGCTGGATGCGGCGACCAAGGGCTTCGCGCTGGAGGCCAAGATCGGCGAGGGCAGCTTCGGCACGGTGTACCGCGGCAAGCTCCCCGACGGGCGCGACGTGGCCATCAAGCGCGGCGAGTCGGGACCGCGCGCCCGCCGGTTCCAGGAGAAGGAGAGCGCGTTCCGATCGGAGCTCGCCTTCCTCTCCCGCCTCCACCACAAGCACCTCGTCGGCCTCGTCGGCTACTGCGAGGAGAACGAGGAGCGCCTCCTCGTGTACGAGTACATGAAGAACGGCGCTCTGTACGACCACCTCCACCCCAAGGCGACACCTTCGTCGCCGTCCCCGGTAGTGTCGTCGTGGAAGCTCCGCATCAAGATCCTTCTCGACGCGTCCCGCGGCATCGAGTACCTGCACTCGTACGCCGTGCCGCCCATCATCCACCGCGACATCAAGTCGTCCAACATCCTGCTGGACGCCGGGTGGACCGCGCGCGTGTCGGACTTCGGGCTGTCGCTGATGGGTTccgaggcggaggaggcgcAGGCGCACCTGACCGTGAAGGCCGCCGGCACGGTGGGGTACATGGACCCGGAGTACTACGGCCTGCACCACCTCACCGTGAAGAGCGACGTGTACGGCTTCGGCGTGGTGATGCTGGAGGTGCTGACGGGGAAGCGTGCCATCTTCAAGGAGGCCGAGGGCGGGAGCCCCGTGAGCGTGGTGGACTACGCCTTTCCCAGCATCGTCGCCGGGGAGCTCGGCAAGGTGCTGGACGGGCGCGCGCCGGAGCCCGCCGCGCACGAGGCCGAGGCCGTGGAGCTCGTCGCGTACACCGCGGTGCACTGCGTCAGGCTGGAGGGGAAGGAGCGGCCGGCGATGGCCGACATCGTCGCCAACCTCGAGACCGCGTTCTCGCTCTGCGAGGGCAGTGCCGGCGGCGACCGTGGCGGGGGTGGCTTTGGCAACAGCTCGTCCAGCGCCAGCCTCTCCGTCACATCCATGGATCGATCAGGAGGAATATAA